Proteins co-encoded in one Dendropsophus ebraccatus isolate aDenEbr1 chromosome 9, aDenEbr1.pat, whole genome shotgun sequence genomic window:
- the LOC138801765 gene encoding reticulon-4 receptor-like 2 gives MHLPFQMLLLSPVLWHQLLIVLPTSVISIHSRCPSLCHCDSRSRFVNCSGANLSSILILPPLVTEFLDLSSCSLHSLPPLLNLWRLHTILLAHNAISHVGDGSLRGLQSLQILDLNGNKIGNLSASFSLGLDSLTHLFLAENLLQWISKYSLQHLHNLEQLNLQGNLISSLDSGAFRSLTKLRHLDLQDNLLPSLKNDVFSVLQRLEFLDLSGNQIDNLPSDVFTPLHSLAFLNLQDNKLRNLRFQTLGSLPSPGTLLLLSSNPWECDCDLQRMFGKLRSLQKLSLEDEEDLNCADPPALLGRAITSLDTQLCVAETVTVLMITLTVVVTVVGAIVTAKRSRKKNPRNHSNEMSGQE, from the coding sequence ATGCATCTTCCCTTCCAGATGTTGCTGTTATCCCCAGTGCTATGGCATCAGCTGCTGATAGTGTTGCCCACATCTGTTATCTCCATTCACTCACGTTGCCCATCTTTGTGCCATTGTGACTCCAGGTCACGTTTTGTAAACTGCTCAGGAGCAAATCTGTCATCTATCCTAATCCTTCCTCCCCTGGTAACAGAGTTTTTGGACCTTTCTAGCTGTTCCCTGcactctcttcctcctcttctcaacCTCTGGAGGCTCCATACAATTCTTCTGGCTCACAATGCAATTTCGCACGTAGGAGATGGATCCTTAAGGGGCCTACAGAGTTTGCAGATCCTGGATTTAAATGGAAACAAAATAGGGAATCTAAGTGCGAGTTTCTCCTTGGGTCTTGATTCTCTCACACATCTGTTTTTGGCAGAAAATCTTCTGCAATGGATTTCCAAATACAGTTTACAACACTTGCACAATCTGGAGCAACTGAATCTGCAGGGAAATCTCATTTCCAGCCTGGATTCTGGAGCTTTTAGGTCTCTAACTAAGCTCCGCCATCTTGACCTCCAAGACAACCTACTGCCGAGCTTAAAGAATGATGTCTTCTCAGTTCTTCAAAGACTTGAATTCCTCGATTTGTCAGGAAATCAGATTGACAATCTGCCTTCTGATGTCTTCACACCTCTCCATTCTCTGGCCTTCCTAAATCTACAAGATAACAAGTTACGCAACCTACGCTTCCAAACTCTGGGTAGCTTGCCATCGCCAGGGACTCTACTCTTGCTATCATCAAATCCATGGGAATGTGATTGTGACTTGCAACGTATGTTTGGCAAGTTGAGAAGTTTGCAGAAACTCAGTCTAGAAGATGAAGAAGATCTGAATTGTGCGGATCCACCAGCATTGCTGGGCAGAGCCATTACCTCACTGGACACTCAGCTCTGTGTAGCAGAGACTGTAACTGTGCTGATGATCACCCTGACTGTAGTAGTCACTGTGGTTGGTGCTATAGTAACTGCAAAAAGAAGTCGCAAAAAGAACCCCAGAAATCACAGTAACGAAATGTCTGGGCAAGAATAG